A single genomic interval of Saccharomyces eubayanus strain FM1318 chromosome IV, whole genome shotgun sequence harbors:
- the SNU23 gene encoding U4/U6-U5 snRNP complex subunit SNU23 has product MSNFGRRTWDREEYAEQARSGYDDQSLKNTLTPVELQALKTKYTSYDRLIKASLKDLNKRKLTANNESLSSSKKGKKFGFYCDICNLTFKDTLQYVDHLNHKLHAIKFENLFDEPLVLEIRDNDDIPQEEFEKRYNELVKEFIEIHSTTSQSKKRMSSNVDVNKSKKVDKAPLLSTGNESKVSQMMGFSSFGSSK; this is encoded by the coding sequence ATGTCAAACTTCGGGAGAAGAACCTGGGACAGAGAGGAGTATGCTGAACAAGCCAGAAGCGGGTATGATGACCAATCCTTGAAGAATACGCTAACACCCGTTGAATTACAAgcattgaaaacaaaatatacGAGCTACGACCGACTAATCAAAGCTTCACTGAAAGATCTAAATAAACGAAAGCTAACTGCAAATAACGAAAGTCTGTCGTCTTCTAAGAAAGGCAAAAAGTTCGGGTTTTATTGCGATATCTGTAATTTGACGTTCAAGGACACACTACAATACGTTGACCACTTGAACCATAAGCTACATGCGATAAAATTTGAGAACCTATTTGACGAGCCGTTAGTATTGGAGATAAGAGACAATGATGATATACCGCAGGAGGAGTTCGAAAAGCGTTATAACGAGTTGGTGAAGGAATTCATAGAAATACATTCGACTACTAGTCaatccaagaaaaggatgTCTTCAAACGTAGACGTAAACAAATCCAAGAAAGTGGACAAGGCGCCTTTGCTCTCTACGGGGAATGAATCAAAAGTCAGTCAAATGATGGGCTTTTCCAGTTTTGGCAGTTCCAAGTAA
- the GET3 gene encoding guanine nucleotide exchange factor GET3, producing the protein MDLTVEPNLHSLINSTTHKWIFVGGKGGVGKTTSSCSIAIQMALSQPNKQFLLISTDPAHNLSDAFGEKFGKDARKVSGMDNLSCMEIDPSAALKDMNDMAVSRANSNGSDGQGDDLGSLLQGGALADLTGSIPGIDEALSFMEVMKHIKRQEQGEGETFDTVIFDTAPTGHTLRFLQLPNTLSKLLDKFGEITNKLGPMLNSFMGAGNVDISGKLNELKANVETIRQQFTDPDLTTFVCVCISEFLSLYETERLIQELISYDMDVNSIIVNQLLFAENDQEHNCKRCQARWKMQRKYLDQIDELYEDFHVIKMPLCAGEIRGLNNLTKFSQFLDKEYDPVADGKVIYELEDKE; encoded by the coding sequence ATGGATTTGACCGTGGAACCTAATTTGCACTCTTTGATTAACTCAACCACCCACAAGTGGATTTTTGTTGGTGGTAAAGGTGGTGTTGGTAAGACCACATCATCATGTTCGATTGCCATCCAAATGGCTTTGAGCCAACCAAACAAACAATTCCTACTGATCTCCACAGATCCTGCTCATAACTTAAGTGACGCATTTGGTGAGAAATTCGGTAAAGATGCTAGAAAGGTATCAGGCATGGATAATTTGTCATGTATGGAAATCGACCCATCCGCTGCTTTGAAAGATATGAATGACATGGCTGTTTCCCGTGCAAATTCCAACGGAAGTGATGGTCAGGGCGACGACTTAGGAAGCTTGCTACAAGGTGGTGCCCTTGCCGATTTGACCGGCTCCATTCCTGGTATCGATGAAGCTTTGTCATTTATGGAAGTCATGAAACACATTAAGAGACAAGAACAAGGGGAAGGCGAAACCTTTGATACGGTCATCTTCGACACAGCCCCAACCGGACACACGTTAAGATTTTTACAATTGCCTAACACTTTGTCCAAGCTATTGGACAAGTTCGGTGAAATCACCAATAAATTGGGCCCAATGCTAAACTCCTTCATGGGCGCGGGTAATGTCGATATCTCTGGCAAATTGAATGAATTGAAAGCCAATGTGGAAACAATTAGACAACAATTCACAGACCCTGACCTGACCACTTTTGTCTGCGTGTGCATCAGTGAATTCTTATCTTTATACGAAACCGAAAGACTGATCCAAGAATTGATCTCCTACGACATGGACGTCAATTCCATCATCGTCAACCAGTTGCTATTTGCAGAAAACGACCAAGAACACAACTGTAAGAGATGCCAAGCCAGATGGAAGATGCAAAGAAAGTACTTGGACCAAATCGACGAACTGTACGAAGATTTCCACGTCATCAAGATGCCATTGTGTGCTGGTGAAATCAGAGGGTTGAACAACTTGACAAAGTTTTCGCAATTCCTAGACAAGGAATACGACCCTGTTGCTGACGGCAAGGTTATTTACGAGCTAGAAGATAAGGAATAG
- the RPN6 gene encoding proteasome regulatory particle lid subunit RPN6, which produces MSVLGSKLEEARNLVSEKQYDKAEQVYLSLLDKDSSLVSAPTASVDDKRRNEQETSILELGQLYVTMGAKDKLREFIPHSTEYMMQFAKSKTVKVLKTLIERFEQVPDSLDDQIFVCEKSIEFAKREKRVFLKHSLSVKLAKLHYQKKQYKDSLALIENLLREFKKLDDKPSLVDVHLLESKVYHKLRNLAKSKASLTAARTAANSIYCPTQTVAELDLMSGILHCEDKDYKTAFSYFFESFESYHNLTTHNSYEKACQVLKYMLLSKIMLNLIDDVKNILNAKYTKETYQSRGIDAMKAVAEAYNNRSLLEFNTALKQYEKEIMGDELTRSHFNALYDTLLESNLCKIIEPFECVEISHISKIIGLDTQQVEGKLSQMILDKIFYGVLDQGNGWLYVYETPNQDATYDSALELVGQLNKVVDQLFEKASVLY; this is translated from the coding sequence ATGTCAGTATTGGGTTCgaaattggaagaagcCAGAAATTTGGTCAGCGAAAAACAGTATGATAAGGCTGAACAAGTGTATTTAAGCTTGTTGGATAAAGACAGTTCACTGGTCAGCGCTCCCACCGCTAGCGTGGATGACAAACGTAGGAATGAGCAGGAAACAAGCATATTGGAGCTGGGACAATTGTACGTCACTATGGGCGCTAAGGACAAGCTGCGCGAGTTCATCCCTCATTCCACGGAGTACATGATGCAGTTCGCCAAGTCGAAGACAGTAAAGGTCTTGAAGACGCTGATTGAGAGATTCGAGCAGGTACCGGACTCCCTGGACGATCAAATCTTTGTTTGCGAGAAAAGTATCGAATTTGCTAAGAGAGAGAAGAGAGTGTTTCTAAAGCACTCTCTATCCGTCAAATTGGCTAAGTTGCActaccaaaagaaacagtATAAGGACTCATTAGCATTGATCGAAAATCTCTTAAGGGAGTTCAAGAAACTGGACGACAAACCCTCCTTGGTGGATGTGCATCTGTTGGAAAGTAAGGTTTACCACAAGTTAAGAAACTTGGCCAAGTCCAAGGCTTCTTTGACTGCAGCAAGAACCGCAGCTAACTCTATCTACTGTCCCACTCAAACTGTAGCGGAGTTGGATTTGATGAGTGGTATCCTACACTGTGAAGACAAAGATTACAAAACTGCATTTTCATACTTTTTTGAGAGTTTTGAGAGCTATCATAATTTGACTACCCACAATTCTTATGAAAAGGCTTGCCAAGTATTGAAGTATATGCTATTATCCAAAATCATGCTGAATCTCATCGATGATGtcaaaaatattctaaATGCAAAATACACAAAGGAGACTTACCAGTCCCGAGGTATTGACGCCATGAAAGCTGTTGCCGAGGCCTATAACAACAGATCTCTCTTGGAGTTCAACACTGCGCTAAAACAGTACGAGAAGGAAATAATGGGCGACGAACTAACAAGATCCCATTTCAATGCATTATACGACACTTTACTGGAATCCAATTTATGTAAGATTATCGAGCCATTCGAATGTGTGGAAATATCTCACATCTCCAAGATAATTGGCCTGGATACTCAACAGGTAGAGGGGAAACTGTCCCAGATGATACTGGATAAGATATTCTACGGTGTGCTGGATCAAGGCAATGGATGGCTTTACGTTTACGAGACTCCAAATCAAGATGCTACTTATGACTCCGCATTAGAATTAGTAGGACAATTAAATAAAGTCGTCGATCAATTGTTCGAAAAGGCAAGTGTTTTGTACtaa
- the BUG1 gene encoding Bug1p yields the protein MSEQDAEAKRAKQLEEARKRVEELKKKKNKKGKGKKNKNNNVTGTTGSDTPEVESTPGEELPQEQTPVVDSTKSENEPEHVEENEENEEEEELEENEELAASNDSGVNEEETKVEDEPHASVEEENSENVKKEEDQEILSHAENNKTIGTAPVVAEEPKEVRETSHSSAEADDLFGGDDNEESDFLTTIEKQREEDELSKLRTELETLIQENKQLKFLSMDNETTIDDLQEQLQERDDTINSLQYDLQTTRDELTATQQRLREAETKSVRTTTASPVHFADFNSNSTSSKSAANFAPMARGNHAEVDRVMLDKWRNWNVDMTGWRSIGSGPIMEF from the coding sequence ATGTCTGAGCAGGACGCTGAAGCTAAGCGTGCGAAGCAATTGGAAGAAGCCAGGAAGAGAGTGGaggaattgaagaagaagaaaaataagaagGGTAAAggtaagaagaacaagaacaataATGTCACTGGCACTACAGGATCAGACACACCCGAAGTAGAGAGCACGCCAGGTGAAGAATTGCCGCAAGAACAAACACCAGTTGTTGACTCTACTAAAAGTGAAAACGAACCCGAACACGTCGAAGAAAACGAGgagaatgaagaagaggaagaactTGAAGAGAACGAAGAATTGGCTGCTTCAAATGATTCTGGTGTTAATGAGGAAGAAACCAAAGTGGAAGATGAACCACACGCTTCTGTGGAAGAGGAAAATTCagaaaatgtaaaaaagGAGGAggatcaagaaattttgagCCACgcagaaaataataaaactATTGGGACTGCACCGGTAGTCGCTGAGGAGCCTAAAGAAGTAAGGGAAACCTCCCATTCATCAGCTGAGGCAGACGATTTATTTGGTGGTGATGACAACGAAGAATCAGATTTCCTGACCACCATAGAAAAgcaaagagaagaagacgaattAAGCAAACTAAGGACAGAGCTTGAAACACtaatacaagaaaataaacagTTAAAGTTTTTAAGCATGGATAACGAAACTACGATTGATGATTTACAAGAGCAATTGCAAGAGAGAGACGATACGATAAATAGCCTACAATACGATTTACAAACAACAAGGGATGAACTCACAGCTACTCAACAACGCCTAAGGGAAGCCGAAACAAAATCAGTAAGAACTACCACAGCATCGCCTGTTCATTTTGCAGATTTTAATAGCAATTCAACTTCTTCGAAATCCGCCGCTAATTTTGCGCCAATGGCTCGTGGTAACCATGCAGAAGTCGATCGTGTCATGTTGGATAAATGGCGTAACTGGAACGTTGACATGACCGGTTGGAGAAGTATTGGTTCGGGCCCAATCATGGAGTTTTGA
- the DUN1 gene encoding serine/threonine protein kinase DUN1, producing MCSTTKREHSGEISDPSFKRQQRDNDAKPSLEYACLGHLVNLIPGKEQKIEISNRNITTIGRSRSCDVILNEPDISTFHAEFHLLQMDVDNFQRNLINVIDKSRNGTFINGNRLVKKDYILKNGDRIVFGKSCSFLFKYASSSSAIENEDENTSPEARTSKNDDEVFKKPQIGAASSQNAMTSSTCKKIIKTKPVSFFDKYLLGKELGAGHYALVKEAKNKKTGQQVAVKIFHAQQNDDQKKNKQFREETNILMRVHHPNIVNLLDSFVEPISKSQIQKYLVLEKIDDGELFERIVRKTSLGQDESRALFKQLLTGLKYLHEQNIIHRDIKPENILLNITRRENSNQIQLGPWDEDEIDIQVKIADFGLAKFTGEMQFTNTLCGTPSYVAPEVLTKKGYTSKVDLWSAGVILYVCLCGFPPFSDQLGPPSLKEQILQAKYAFYSPYWDKIDDSVLHLISNLLVLNPDERYNIDEAMGHPWFKDSKKHNSVSMDLQRLQITDNKIPKTYSELSCL from the coding sequence ATGTGTTCAACCACGAAGAGGGAACACTCTGGTGAAATATCCGATCCTTCATTCAAGAGACAACAACGAGATAACGATGCCAAACCAAGCCTTGAATATGCTTGTTTGGGCCACTTGGTGAACCTGATACCTGGTAAGGAACAAAAGATTGAGATATCGAATAGGAACATCACTACTATCGGTAGGAGCAGGTCGTGCGATGTTATTCTGAATGAGCCTGATATCTCGACTTTCCATGCGGAATTCCATCTGCTCCAGATGGACGTAGATAACTTTCAAAGGAATCTGATCAACGTCATTGATAAAAGCAGAAACGGGACTTTCATTAACGGCAACCGTCTAGTGAAGAAGGActacattttgaaaaatggtgATAGAATCGTCTTTGGCAAGAGTTGCtcctttttgtttaagTATgcatcgtcttcttctgctattgagaatgaagacgaaaacaCAAGCCCGGAAGCACGTACATCCAAGAATGACGATGAAGTCTTCAAGAAACCACAAATAGGTGCTGCAAGTAGTCAAAATGCGATGACCAGTTCTAcatgcaaaaaaataatcaagaCAAAGCCTGTTTCGTTCTTTGATAAATATCTATTGGGGAAAGAGTTAGGTGCAGGCCACTATGCCCTGGTAAAAGAAGccaaaaataagaaaactgGCCAACAAGTGGCGgtgaaaatatttcatgCTCAGCAAAATGACGaccagaagaaaaataagcaGTTTAGGGAGGAAACTAACATTCTGATGAGAGTGCATCATCCAAATATTGTTAACTTATTAGATAGTTTTGTGGAACCGATCAGCAAGTCGCAGATCCAGAAGTATTTAGTACTGGAAAAGATTGATGACGGCGAACTGTTTGAAAGAATCGTCAGAAAAACAAGCTTAGGACAAGATGAATCAAGGGCCTTATTCAAACAACTGTTAACTGGGTTGAAGTACTTGCATGAACAGAACATTATTCATAGAGATATCAAGCCTGAAAACATTCTATTGAATATAACAAGGCGTGAAAACTCGAATCAAATCCAGTTAGGCCCATgggatgaagatgaaatcgATATTCAAGTCAAAATAGCAGATTTTGGTTTAGCCAAATTTACAGGTGAAATGCAATTTACGAATACCCTTTGTGGTACTCCATCTTACGTGGCGCCTGAAGTTCTTACAAAGAAGGGATACACTTCAAAAGTCGATCTTTGGAGTGCGGGTGTCATACTGTACGTTTGCTTATGCGGTTTCCCCCCTTTCAGTGATCAGTTAGGCCCCCCTTCGctaaaagaacaaatctTGCAAGCTAAATATGCATTTTACTCTCCATACTGGGACAAAATCGATGATTCAGTATTACATCTAATTTCTAATCTTTTGGTGCTGAATCCTGATGAGAGGTACAATATTGACGAAGCTATGGGCCATCCTTGGTTCAAAGACTCAAAGAAACATAATTCAGTCTCAATGGATTTACAACGTTTGCAAATTACCGACAATAAGATACCCAAAACTTACTCTGAATTATCCTGCCTCTAA
- the PMT5 gene encoding putative dolichyl-phosphate-mannose-protein mannosyltransferase PMT5, whose translation MADWNMERKHPLKVDPVPNVIIKRGPLRSFLVTKPSEDLSSLRSVTSSKEKLLVAFLLVFAAAVRLHNISLPSSVVFDEHRIGNSVSHYLKKTFLADFNPPLVSMLYSGVASIFGYDGSFSFFHIGVEYPSNVPYIAMRFFSATLGILSVLVLYLTLRVSGVKIAVAAICTVCFVIENSFVTLSRYALLEGPFLFFIACAVYFFRKSELYLPNSCKANKSLIASSIALGFAVSSKWAGLFTIAWAGVIVLWRLWFMIGDLSRPIGPSIKYMVFQITCLLGIPAFIYILVFYIHIKTLSLNGTSSSFFPAEFRTSLENNNVLKETVAEVGVGSAVSLNHIGTVGGYLHSHLHNYPAGSMQQQITLYPHIDQNNKWVIELADHPNENITSFQNLTDGTIIRLRHLRNGCRLHSHDHKPPVSQKADWQKEVSCYGYDDFDGDINDDWIIEIDKKRSAPGPAQERIRAIETKFRLKHYLTGCYLFSHYEKLPEWGFGQQEVTCAYFAREDLTSWYIEENDNEAPLPNPEKVSYAKMGFWQKFIAIHKFISSAGDSLDLSYVYSSEPKTWPFMLRGIDFWNEKNKEVYFLGNAVLWWSVTGFICMFIAGVAIELLAWKLGTKILQDAYIINFHYQVMQYLLGFALHYVPFYFMKHNLFLYDYIPAYYFGILAFGHALDLISTYLFNKKSHIGYVIVIIFMLACFYFFYDHSPLIYASEWTSGLCKRSKWLGSWDFYCNSFFPTYSHYE comes from the coding sequence ATGGCTGACTGGAATATGGAAAGAAAGCATCCATTGAAGGTGGACCCTGTCCCCAATGTAATCATTAAACGCGGCCCTTTAAGGTCTTTCCTGGTAACCAAGCCTTCCGAAGATCTAAGCTCATTGAGGAGCGTTACCTCATCCAAGGAAAAGCTTTTGGTTGCTTTTCTGCTGGTATTTGCAGCTGCCGTAAGACTACACAATATCTCTCTACCAAGTAgtgttgtttttgatgAACATCGAATTGGTAATTCTGTTTCTCATTatctaaaaaaaactttccTCGCCGATTTCAATCCCCCATTAGTTTCAATGCTGTACAGTGGTGTTGCTTCCATATTCGGGTACGATggatctttttctttcttccatATTGGGGTTGAATACCCTAGCAATGTACCATACATTGCCATGAGGTTTTTCTCTGCTACTTTAGGTATTCTGTCGGTTTTGGTACTGTACTTAACACTACGAGTGTCTGGTGTAAAGATTGCCGTTGCTGCTATTTGTACGGTATGTTTCGTAATTGAGAACTCTTTTGTGACATTGTCTCGCTACGCTTTGTTAGAGGGaccttttctctttttcattgCATGTGCCGTTTATTTCTTCAGGAAATCGGAACTTTATTTGCCAAACTCGTGCAAAGCAAATAAATCGTTGATTGCTTCGAGTATTGCCTTGGGTTTTGcggtttcttcaaaatggGCTGGTCTCTTTACTATAGCGTGGGCCGGTGTCATTGTTCTTTGGAGATTATGGTTCATGATTGGTGATTTGTCGAGGCCTATTGGCCCTTCCATCAAATATATGGTATTTCAAATTACTTGTTTGTTGGGTATTCCTGCTTTCATCTacattttggttttttatatacatatcaAGACATTAAGCTTAAATGGAACTAGTAGTAGTTTCTTTCCTGCTGAGTTCAGAACATCCTTGGAGAATAATAATGTCCTTAAAGAGACAGTAGCAGAAGTAGGTGTAGGCTCTGCCGTTTCATTGAACCATATTGGAACAGTAGGGGGTTACTTGCACTCTCATCTTCACAATTACCCAGCAGGTTCTATGCAACAACAGATTACTCTGTATCCTCACATTGaccaaaacaacaaatggGTTATTGAGCTCGCTGATCatccaaatgaaaatatcacaagtttccaaaatttAACCGATGGTACCATAATCAGGTTGAGACATCTCAGAAACGGTTGTAGATTACATTCTCATGACCACAAACCCCCAGTCTCTCAAAAGGCAGATTGGCAAAAAGAAGTGTCCTGTTATGGTtatgatgattttgatggTGATATTAACGATGATTGGATCATTGAAAtagacaaaaaaagatcagCACCTGGGCCTGCTCAGGAACGTATCAGGGCCATTGAGACCAAATTTAGATTAAAACACTATCTTACTGGTtgttatttgttttcacaTTACGAAAAACTGCCAGAGTGGGGATTTGGTCAACAGGAAGTAACATGTGCATATTTTGCAAGGGAAGACTTAACTTCATGGTACATCGAAGAAAACGATAATGAAGCACCATTACCAAACCCAGAAAAGGTCTCATATGCAAAAATGGGCTTTTGGCAAAAGTTCATTGCTATTCATAAATTCATTTCCAGTGCAGGCGACAGTTTGGATTTGAGTTATGTCTATTCATCTGAACCGAAAACATGGCCTTTTATGTTACGTGGTATTGACTTCTGGAATGAGAAGAACAAGGAAGTATATTTCTTAGGTAACGCTGTATTATGGTGGTCTGTCACAGGTTTTATCTGCATGTTTATTGCTGGAGTGGCAATTGAACTTCTTGCATGGAAACTAGGCACAAAGATACTGCAAGATGcatatattataaattTTCACTATCAGGTTATGCAATACTTATTAGGTTTTGCCCTCCACTACGTTCCCTTCTACTTTATGAAACATaacttgtttctttatGATTACATACCAGCCTACTATTTTGGTATCTTAGCGTTTGGTCATGCATTAGACCTTATTTCGACTTaccttttcaacaaaaaaagccaTATTGGTTATgtcattgtcattatttttatgttAGCATgtttctatttcttttatgATCACTCTCCTTTAATTTATGCCTCTGAATGGACAAGCGGCTTATGCAAGAGATCCAAGTGGCTTGGAAGCTGGGATTTCTATTGTAATTCGTTTTTCCCTACATATAGCCATTATGAATAA
- the SRP14 gene encoding RNA-binding signal recognition particle subunit SRP14: MTNTGCLSPNDFLSKVPEFFKTANEKHITVRLTAKRLIEHDPVEGNLEFDATNNPEYDVSRKAPEISVNSSSDKEYPLLIRMSYGSHGKKAKCSTMVKANELDQFWQEYSSVFKGGMQDLIKKKKKKSKGSASXKNSKRSKVGKKN, from the coding sequence ATGACTAATACCGGTTGTTTATCCCCAAACgattttttatcaaaagtTCCGGAATTTTTTAAGActgcaaatgaaaaacatATAACTGTACGTTTAACAGCCAAAAGACTCATAGAGCACGATCCGGTAGAAGGGaatcttgaatttgatgCTACCAACAATCCTGAATATGATGTTTCCAGAAAAGCGCCCGAGATTTCCGTCAATTCAAGCTCTGACAAGGAATACCCATTGCTAATCAGAATGTCCTATGGCTCACATGGCAAGAAGGCTAAATGCTCTACAATGGTAAAAGCTAATGAACTAGATCAATTTTGGCAAGAATACTCATCTGTGTTTAAGGGAGGTATGCAAGATTTGattaagaagaagaaaaagaagagcaaggGCAGTGCCAGTRGTAAAAATTCTAAAAGAAGCAAGgtaggaaagaaaaattga
- the PMT1 gene encoding dolichyl-phosphate-mannose-protein mannosyltransferase PMT1, which produces MSEQKTYKRVEQDDPVPELDIKQGPVRSYIVTDPSAKLASLRSMVTVKEKLIVACLAIFTAIVRLHGLAWPDSVVFDEVHFGGFASQYIKGTYFMDVHPPLAKMLYAGVASLGGFQGDFDFENIGDSFPSTTPYVLMRFFSASLGALTVILMYLTLRYSGVRMWVALISALCFAVENSYVTISRYILLDAPLMFFIAAAVYSFKKYEMYPANSWNAYKSLLATGIALGMASSAKWVGFFTVAWVGLLCIWKLWFMIGDLTKSSKSIFKVAFAKLAFLLGVPFALYLVFFYVHFQSLYLDGDGASFFSPEFRSTLKDNNIPHDVVANVGIGSTVSLRHLSTMGGYLHSHSHNYPAGSEQQQITLYPHMDANNEWLLELYNVPGESLVTFENVTDGTKVRLFHSITHCRLHSHDHKPPVSESSDWQKEVSCYGYSGFDGDSNDDWVVEIDKKNSAPGIAQEQVRALETKFRLRHAMTGCYLFSHEVKLPAWGFEQQEVTCASSGRHDLTLWYVENNSNPLLPEDTERISYKPANFISKFIESHKKMWHINKNLVDSHVYESQPTSWPFLLRGISYWGENNRTVYLLGNAVVWWAVTAFIGIFGLIVMTELFSWQLGKPILQDSKVVNFHVQVIHYLLGFAIHYAPSFLMQRQMFLHHYLPAYYFGILALGHALDIIVSYVFRNKGQMGYAVLVTFFAASVYFFKSYSPLIYGTPWTQELCQKSQWLSGWDYGCNSYLSTFEEYKNQTLTSRDSQPAATSTIEEITIEENGPSYEDLMNEEGKKIFKDTEGNELDPEVVKKMLEEDGANILKVEKRAVLE; this is translated from the coding sequence ATGTCGGAACAAAAAACGTACAAGCGTGTGGAGCAGGACGATCCCGTGCCCGAACTGGACATCAAGCAGGGACCCGTGAGATCCTATATCGTTACTGACCCGAGCGCCAAATTGGCCTCGTTGCGGTCCATGGTTACCGTGAAGGAGAAATTGATCGTGGCGTGTCTGGCCATCTTTACAGCGATTGTCAGGCTGCATGGTCTGGCTTGGCCAGACAGTGTGGTGTTTGATGAAGTGCATTTTGGCGGTTTTGCCTCGCAATACATTAAGGGCACCTACTTTATGGATGTGCATCCTCCCTTGGCTAAGATGTTGTATGCTGGTGTGGCATCGCTCGGTGGGTTCCAGGGCGATTTCGATTTCGAAAACATTGGTGATAGCTTCCCATCTACCACGCCATACGTGTTAATGAGATTTTTCTCAGCCTCTTTGGGGGCCCTCACTGTGATTTTGATGTACTTGACTTTACGTTACTCCGGTGTTCGTATGTGGGTTGCGTTGATCAGCGCACTCTGCTTTGCCGTTGAAAACTCCTATGTCACCATCTCTCGTTATATTCTATTGGATGCTCCGTTGATGTTTTTCATTGCTGCTGCCGTGTATTCTTTCAAGAAGTACGAAATGTACCCCGCCAACTCGTGGAATGCCTACAAGTCTTTGTTGGCTACAGGTATTGCCCTCGGTATGGCTTCTTCAGCCAAGTGGGTTGGTTTTTTCACCGTTGCGTGGGTGGGCCTGCTATGTATTTGGAAACTATGGTTCATGATCGGAGATCTGACCAAATCCTCCAAATCCATCTTTAAAGTAGCATTCGCCAAATTGGCCTTCTTATTGGGTGTTCCCTTTGCCCTATATctggttttcttttatgtCCATTTCCAATCGCTATACTTGGACGGTGATGGGGCAAGCTTTTTCTCGCCTGAATTCAGATCTACACTAAAGGACAACAACATCCCACACGACGTCGTTGCTAATGTCGGGATCGGTTCCACTGTCAGTTTGCGCCATCTTTCTACCATGGGCGGTTACCTACATTCCCATTCGCATAATTACCCAGCCGGTTcagaacaacaacaaatcaCTTTATATCCTCACATGGATGCCAACAATGAATGGTTGTTAGAACTGTACAACGTGCCTGGTGAATCTTTAGTGACCTTCGAAAATGTAACCGATGGCACAAAGGTCAGACTATTCCATTCTATTACTCATTGTAGATTGCATTCCCACGACCACAAACCACCTGTTTCAGAGAGCAGCGATTGGCAAAAGGAAGTCTCCTGTTATGGTTATAGCGGATTCGACGGTGATTCCAACGATGACTGGGTAGTTGAGATTGATAAGAAGAACTCAGCTCCCGGTATTGCTCAAGAACAAGTGAGAGCTTTGGAAACTAAGTTCAGACTGAGACATGCCATGACCGGTTGCTATTTGTTCTCTCACGAAGTCAAATTGCCAGCTTGGGGGTttgaacaacaagaagttACCTGTGCCTCCTCTGGTAGACATGATTTGACACTTTGGTACGTTGaaaacaacagcaacccATTATTGCCAGAAGACACCGAGCGTATCTCTTACAAGCCAGCCAACTTCATCTCCAAATTTATTGAATCCCATAAAAAGATGTGGCACATCAATAAGAACCTGGTCGATTCCCACGTCTATGAATCACAACCAACTTCATGGCCATTCTTATTGCGTGGTATTAGTTACTGGGGCGAAAATAACAGAACCGTTTATCTCCTGGGTAATGCCGTAGTATGGTGGGCTGTGACAGCCTTCATCGGTATCTTTGGGTTGATTGTTATGACTGAATTGTTCTCGTGGCAATTGGGCAAGCCAATCTTGCAAGATTCGAAGGTTGTTAACTTCCATGTTCAAGTCATCCATTATTTGTTGGGTTTCGCCATCCATTACGCGCCATCCTTCTTAATGCAACGTCAAATGTTCTTACACCATTACTTGCCTGCTTACTACTTCGGTATCCTTGCCCTAGGCCATGCCTTGGATATAATAGTCAGTTATGTCTTCCGTAACAAAGGACAAATGGGCTATGCTGTATTGGTCACCTTCTTTGCTGCTtctgtatattttttcaagagttACAGCCCACTTATCTATGGTACTCCATGGACTCAAGAACTGTGTCAAAAATCGCAGTGGTTGTCTGGTTGGGATTACGGCTGTAATTCCTACCTCTCTacatttgaagaatacaaaaatcaaactTTAACAAGCCGTGACTCCCAACCTGCCGCTACTAGTAcgattgaagaaattactATAGAGGAAAATGGTCCATCATATGAAGACCTCATGAACGAAGAAGgtaaaaaaatcttcaaagacaCCGAAGGTAATGAGTTAGATCCTGAAGTTGTCAAAAAGATGTTGGAAGAAGATGGTGCTAACATATTGAAAGTAGAAAAGAGAGCTGTCTTGGAATAA